The nucleotide sequence ttctagcttgaAGTAATGATGCATAGCATGGATGTAAAGATTTGCCTTTCTGACAAAGATTCAATTGAGATTGTAGTGCATTCCTACATCAAACAAACTCATTTCCATTATATCTGCAATATAGGTCTATAACCCCAAAATATTTGAGGAATATATCATCTGGTATAGTACATGTTTGAATGGTTCTCCATTGGTATATTGCAGATCTTCTCTCTCAATGTTCGAGTTTAGGGGACAACAAGGAATGCTTTAAAGTCTGTTTGAGTAGATGACTGTATAAGTCCACTTAGTGAGATTTAACAACTCACTCGGCTTGGCTGTTGCTTACATACAAAGTCTGTCATGAAATCAAACTCGTTCTGTCCTAACCACAGCTCAGGTAGCTCCTTTATTCGGTCCAGCCCCATCTCAATGACCAGAGACATCAAGACCTCCTCATCAATAAAATCCGTGTCAATGACGTTGGGGGGCAGTATTGCTGCAGGCACATGATGCGCTTGTTGAGGCAAACTGGACGTGCTGTGTTTCGCGTTGCTGTCTCTGAACTGTTGTCCCGTCCCGTTAAGTTGATGATTCGCAGGATGCAAATCATGCATATAATGATGGTGAGAAGGGTGAGTATGGTGGCTGTAGTACTGCGTGTTGAGCTTTTGTAACTGCATACTTGCCGCGAGCTGTCCTTGAGTGGGGACGGCGGCGGCAGGTCCCACAAATTGAGAGCTGTAGCGCGCTCCGGGAGGCATGTTGCCGTTTGGGTGTCCAGCGTTTACATTCCCCACAGAATGCCGAATTCCGTGGTTAGCTGTTACATTGCCCCCTCCGTAGTGCAAATTATCTCCCATTATACCAGTAGTGTAGccatgctgctgctgttgttgctgatGGTGTTGTGGGTTCGAGAACTGCCCCATGCCCATTCTGCGCGctgggtggtgatggtggagaCCATTCACAGCTTCAGGGAATCGTCCATGGTTCATTGCCATCATGCGGTCTACCATTCCCCAAGCTGTCACAAATTAAAATACAAACATTTAATTTGCTTCGACTGGATAACAAAACAGGCTATCCAATAATTTACGCGCAATGAAAACGACTATCACCCAGTAAATAGTTTTGCAGATAAAGCCTCCAAATTATTATATTAAAACTACTTAGAAACAAATCCCATGCAAAACATTAATCTTAGACACTGTGTATGTATACAACGTAACTGCAGACTGAGTCACAATAAACAGAGCTGCAAGGTTGTATCAAATGTCTCCGTGACATTGTAATTACTTTCCTTTTTCAGTGAATCCATTTCCGCAGCTCACTCCACTACTCCAAAAACAAAACTCGTTTATTTACCTCTTTGACGGGATCCCTTGGATGTGGCTCCGCTGTCAGCACAAGGCGAGTGACTGTATCAGTCCAGTTTTTGCAATCACAACTCAGTGAATGGTGTGCATTCTGGAAATCAAGATGGTGTACTTTCAAACTCAGctcaaaaaaatacaaaactgtTTCAACCGCTCTCATCCAGTGCTGATATACAAGCAGTCAGGGGCGGAGCAACCGAATCTTGACTCTGACGAGACAAAAGTCTGGATTCAGGATCGCGCAAAACGTGGAGGAGAGTCTTCGCACAAAACGTCTCCCGCGTTCACAGCAGCAACACGGAGGCACACATTACCTCATTGCAGCTATTTCTGTTCAAGGCAAGAGTAGCAATACGTGGATTCACATTTCACAGCTTTGGAAAGATCAACATGCATAGAAGCTGTCCCTCACTTTTGCACATAGAGGTCAAAAATGACCTAATGGACAGAGTATAATCTATTTAGTCTTGTGGCAGAGGTCCAGACATTAACATGCATCAACTCATAAAACAATATAATTAGGATAAGCATAGGTGCATCCACAGTTGATCAACCTAAATGCAAATTAGATACAGGGAATTTCAAAAGTATTGGGATCGTGACaagttttgttgttttggctctgtactccagcccTTTGCATCTGAAATGATACAAAAccaggtgaaccgtttagaaatgacgtagtcccccccattttaggggaccaacaTTCTTGGGACAAATTAATTTATAtttgtattaaagtagtcaaacgtttaatatttggtcccatattccccgcacaaaatacattttgggggtatgatattgGTGCATCTATCTCTCACTATGGATAAAAATACCCTCTATAATCTGTCCTGGAAAAGTAGGCTATACGgaggatatacagtatacagccctTTAACAGTCTACTAATTCATTTGCATGACTTAGTATTTTCAGTATTTACAAATGACATGTGAAGTGACATTAATCCACATTGAACAATGGAAATCTGTCCACTGCCCCCTGAGTCCTTGCACATTCCATGTTTTACACATATCCAAACGCTTCTGTGGACTTGCACTCTGCTTGTAGCAGTTGCCACCAGTGTCTTGAACAGCCAAACTTCTCCATGCTCTGTAAACAAACCTGATCACCTCAACCCCGATGATGCCCACTGCTGTACACAAACACATCTACCATGGCTTCTCATGAGAGTACAAAGCCAGCTCCATATTACACAAGGCTCTTAAAGTGTCCTGCCAATTACCTGTGTCACACTGGAGGCAAATTAGCAATGCATGATTGTACACAGCGTCTTCTTTGCAGAACAGTATGTAAATACTAAAGTGATGGCGGCTCATGCTTATGAGGATGGCATGATATCAGTGAATTTAAATTCATCTTGGAATTTGCTTGGGTGCAGCGTCATTTTAGCCTGGATATAACGTCGTAGAAATGTAATTCATACCTAGAATATAAAACCTCTACTCTGAGTCACCATCTCCAATGCTTTTGGATGTACCATATGACTTTTGTTTTCACCTCGTCATGACAGAGTGACTAACTGTTCTCTTGAGTTCTGTTGAGTGTGTCCGGAAACCGGTGGtgacagagagtgaggggagaggagctcgGTATGTGAGTGCACTCAGCTGACTGTGTGAAAATGGACGGGGCTTGCGAGTGGAGCACACAGTGTGGAATGGGTGGATTCTGTTCCAGTTAGCCATGCTTGGTTAGAAAGCACGGCTCCTAGCTGGAGGGAAACTCTTTAACCATCGTGTGAGAAGTGAGAGCTAGGGTTTCGGAGACCCCGGCAGGCGGCGTCTTTGTGAAATGCCATTTGAGTCACAGATCTGGAAAGTGGCTGAGGGAAAATAGAAAACCCGTTTACACATTTAGGGTTGAATCGATGTTGTTTCCTCTATAGAAGCACCCAGGTCTCCATTGGCACTCTTCTTTTAAAAGTGAGCCCTAATAGTTATGCTACTCTATTGTCTCTGGCTACAACTTAAAAGGCATTTGTGATATTTCCAGTCTCTCACCACATTCCTCCAAGGGATGTTGCATATTCTGTTTGGCAAACAAACCACATGCATTTTACCACCTTAGTTGATATGACTGATATTATTATAAAGTAGAACCCACAATGGTGAACTATTGCCTCTCAGTCACCGTAGACTAATACATAATACCTGCAGTGCAGTTCTGTACATAATGGTAAAAGAGACTCTTAATGCCTGGCTTTTCCCCCCGGCCAGCCTGTGTCTTGTATACCCGTGCTTCTACCCTTTTGCTAATTGGTCTATCCTTTTCAAATGTACA is from Oncorhynchus gorbuscha isolate QuinsamMale2020 ecotype Even-year linkage group LG14, OgorEven_v1.0, whole genome shotgun sequence and encodes:
- the LOC123995100 gene encoding cbp/p300-interacting transactivator 2-like yields the protein MVDRMMAMNHGRFPEAVNGLHHHHPARRMGMGQFSNPQHHQQQQQQHGYTTGIMGDNLHYGGGNVTANHGIRHSVGNVNAGHPNGNMPPGARYSSQFVGPAAAVPTQGQLAASMQLQKLNTQYYSHHTHPSHHHYMHDLHPANHQLNGTGQQFRDSNAKHSTSSLPQQAHHVPAAILPPNVIDTDFIDEEVLMSLVIEMGLDRIKELPELWLGQNEFDFMTDFVCKQQPSRVSC